A single genomic interval of Leptotrichia trevisanii DSM 22070 harbors:
- a CDS encoding AAA family ATPase — MKKIPIGIDDFKKLRENSAYYVDKTKLISEILDDGAEVKLFTRPRRFGKTLNMSMLKYFFDIDNAEENRKLFSELDIEKSEYFSEQGQYPVIFISLKGIKSNSWEECLFDLKSLISNLYNEFEFVRASLNESELKEFNKIWFKKDDGEYKNALRNLTAYLYRHYKKEVILLIDEYDSPLISAYEHHYYNDAVTFFKVFYGEALKTNQYLKMGVMTGIIRVIKAGIFSDLNNLKVYSILNEQYSNFFGFTEAEVKKALCDFNIEYKLSDVKSWYNGYKFGNSEVYNPWSILNFLRDKKLAPNWVDTSGNFLINDILKNIDTDTMETLERLFMGESVEENINGNSDLSVLLDQEEIWELLLFSGYLTIDEKIGEDYENVYSLRLPNREVREFFRQKFIDVNFGESLFRKAMKSLKKLKFNYFEKYLQDILLKSTSYNDTKNEDFYHGLILGMMFYLDNHYYVKSNEESGLGRYDLMIEPKNKNNRAFILEFKVTRDENTLEKVSREAIEQIIEKKYDVVLRERGIEDITLIGVAFCGKRVKISY; from the coding sequence ATGAAAAAGATTCCTATTGGTATTGATGATTTTAAGAAATTAAGGGAGAACAGTGCATATTATGTTGACAAGACAAAATTAATTTCTGAAATTTTGGATGACGGTGCCGAAGTGAAGCTGTTTACACGTCCAAGAAGGTTTGGAAAAACTTTGAACATGTCAATGCTTAAATATTTTTTTGATATTGATAATGCTGAAGAAAATAGAAAATTGTTTAGTGAATTGGATATTGAAAAATCGGAATATTTTTCAGAACAAGGGCAGTATCCAGTAATTTTTATTTCATTGAAGGGGATTAAAAGTAACTCTTGGGAAGAATGTTTGTTTGACTTGAAAAGTTTAATTAGTAATCTTTATAACGAGTTTGAATTTGTCAGAGCTTCTTTGAATGAAAGTGAGCTGAAAGAATTTAATAAAATCTGGTTTAAAAAAGATGATGGTGAGTATAAGAATGCTTTGCGGAATTTGACAGCTTATTTGTATCGGCATTACAAAAAGGAAGTTATTTTGTTAATTGACGAGTATGACAGTCCTTTGATTTCAGCTTATGAACATCACTATTACAACGATGCTGTTACATTTTTTAAAGTATTTTATGGAGAAGCATTGAAAACTAATCAGTATTTAAAAATGGGGGTTATGACTGGAATTATCAGAGTTATTAAGGCTGGAATATTTTCTGACTTGAATAATCTGAAAGTTTATTCTATCTTAAATGAACAGTATTCAAATTTTTTTGGATTTACTGAAGCTGAAGTTAAAAAGGCTCTCTGTGATTTTAATATCGAGTACAAACTTTCTGATGTCAAGTCGTGGTACAATGGCTATAAGTTTGGAAATTCTGAAGTTTATAATCCGTGGAGTATTTTAAATTTTTTGCGTGATAAAAAACTAGCACCTAACTGGGTTGATACTTCCGGGAATTTCCTAATTAACGATATTTTGAAAAATATAGATACAGATACGATGGAAACTTTGGAAAGATTATTTATGGGCGAAAGCGTTGAGGAAAATATCAATGGAAATTCGGATTTGTCTGTCTTGCTTGATCAGGAAGAAATTTGGGAACTGCTTTTATTTAGCGGATATTTAACGATTGATGAGAAAATTGGGGAAGATTATGAGAATGTCTATTCTTTAAGATTGCCAAACAGGGAAGTGAGGGAATTTTTCAGACAGAAGTTCATTGATGTGAATTTTGGGGAAAGTTTGTTTAGAAAGGCGATGAAATCTCTTAAAAAGCTCAAATTTAATTACTTTGAAAAATATCTTCAAGATATTTTGCTAAAATCGACAAGTTACAATGATACTAAAAACGAGGATTTTTATCATGGACTAATTTTAGGAATGATGTTTTATCTGGACAACCATTATTACGTAAAATCCAATGAGGAATCGGGACTTGGGAGATATGATCTTATGATAGAGCCAAAGAATAAAAATAACAGGGCTTTTATATTGGAATTTAAAGTCACAAGGGATGAAAATACTCTTGAAAAGGTTTCAAGAGAGGCGATAGAACAGATAATTGAAAAAAAATATGATGTCGTCTTGAGAGAAAGGGGCATTGAAGATATTACTCTCATTGGGGTGGCTTTTTGTGGCAAGAGAGTTAAAATTTCTTATTAA
- a CDS encoding phospholipase D-like domain-containing protein — protein sequence MNKKIILTFIFLLLGTVSCTSLSEGLTMKSEVYNADNVDFYYDLTYKKDGETQYERQIWEQAYDILDKAQDFFLMDIFVFNDYVGKGVKEKLQPLPIAEEFAQKILEKREKDPNVEIYLILDESNTFYGAFDNKTHKKLEQAGVKIGYVDLTKLRDPMLVYSAPWRLFIQPFGNPKNRGKIKNPFYEGTDKITIRSLLRALNAKADHRKLIMNENTAMLTSANPHAEGSKHSNVAFKFSSPIIKEIYEGEKPVAKITKKDGSLRRKLPDKDFSKIPFSVNDKLKLQYFTNGATAKDISEELKNTQFGDKVIIAQFFLADRGIINDIRKAARRGVKFEIILNNSKAGFPNKASAGELMKYARKHNYDINVKFYNKGEEMYHVKMLSILKKDYLITYGGSTNFTRRNMRNFNLENELKIMSAYDQQISKDILNYYDRLWTNRDGEFTLPYDTEKNEKLMNDLLFRFSEMNGFGVF from the coding sequence GTGAATAAAAAAATTATTTTAACATTTATATTTTTACTGCTGGGAACGGTATCGTGCACTTCACTTTCAGAAGGGCTTACGATGAAAAGTGAGGTTTATAATGCGGACAATGTGGATTTTTATTATGATCTGACGTATAAGAAGGACGGAGAAACGCAGTATGAGAGGCAGATTTGGGAGCAGGCTTACGATATTCTGGATAAGGCGCAGGATTTTTTCCTGATGGATATTTTTGTGTTTAATGACTACGTTGGGAAAGGAGTCAAGGAGAAGTTGCAGCCGCTGCCAATTGCGGAGGAATTTGCACAAAAAATACTGGAGAAGAGGGAAAAGGATCCAAATGTGGAAATTTACTTGATACTTGATGAAAGTAATACGTTTTATGGGGCATTTGACAATAAGACTCATAAAAAGCTGGAGCAGGCTGGTGTAAAAATCGGGTATGTGGATTTGACGAAATTAAGGGATCCTATGCTCGTCTATTCGGCTCCATGGCGTCTGTTCATCCAGCCTTTTGGAAACCCAAAAAATCGTGGGAAAATAAAAAATCCATTTTATGAGGGGACTGACAAAATTACAATCCGCAGCCTTTTGAGGGCGTTAAATGCAAAAGCCGATCATAGAAAATTGATTATGAATGAAAATACAGCGATGCTGACATCAGCAAATCCGCATGCGGAAGGTTCAAAACACTCAAATGTGGCATTTAAGTTTTCATCTCCAATTATCAAGGAAATTTACGAAGGTGAAAAGCCTGTTGCCAAAATTACCAAAAAAGACGGAAGTCTAAGACGAAAACTTCCAGACAAGGATTTCAGCAAAATCCCATTTTCAGTGAATGACAAGCTAAAATTGCAATATTTTACAAACGGAGCCACAGCTAAGGATATTTCAGAAGAATTAAAAAATACACAGTTTGGAGACAAGGTTATTATCGCCCAATTTTTCCTTGCAGACAGGGGAATAATCAACGATATAAGAAAAGCGGCAAGACGTGGAGTGAAATTTGAAATAATCCTGAATAATTCAAAAGCAGGTTTCCCAAACAAAGCATCAGCTGGAGAATTAATGAAATACGCCAGAAAACACAATTACGACATAAACGTCAAGTTTTACAACAAAGGCGAGGAAATGTACCACGTAAAAATGCTTTCCATCTTAAAAAAAGATTACCTGATAACTTACGGCGGTTCCACAAACTTTACAAGAAGAAATATGCGAAACTTCAATCTGGAAAACGAGCTAAAAATCATGTCAGCATACGATCAGCAAATTTCTAAGGATATTTTAAACTACTATGACAGGCTGTGGACAAACAGGGATGGAGAATTTACATTACCTTATGATACGGAAAAAAACGAGAAATTAATGAATGATCTGTTATTTAGATTTAGCGAAATGAATGGCTTTGGAGTTTTTTAA
- a CDS encoding metallophosphoesterase, which translates to MESEIKTNKIKIEKINESDYNRIFIMSDIHGQYDLFLKMLGKIDLKREDLLVIMGDICDRGEESYEIYMKYMKMIKLGYNLKFILGNHEDMLLEDLENDYPIRYETEYSVFRNSKYFKKKSIKDWHEENFLVEIEWLVKWLEDSPLVILGNENIFVHAGLDLQTALVEQERETVLWTREEFWLMENVELEEYRGKNIYFGHTPNINGRISQKTDKISGIDCGAFFTHFLGCVEVKSKEEIYVYEDECIQFSEVLDKVFMEVWNEEVADFIDSEKYKIKSGKRGIEKIKILKKLDRKEKEALKKFVKKYERMFGKNVEN; encoded by the coding sequence ATGGAAAGTGAAATTAAGACAAATAAAATTAAGATAGAAAAAATAAATGAAAGTGATTATAATCGAATTTTTATAATGTCGGACATTCATGGGCAGTATGACTTGTTTTTGAAAATGCTTGGGAAAATTGATTTGAAAAGAGAAGATTTGCTTGTGATTATGGGGGATATTTGTGATAGAGGGGAAGAGTCGTATGAAATTTATATGAAATACATGAAAATGATAAAACTTGGGTATAATTTGAAATTTATTTTGGGGAATCATGAGGATATGCTGCTTGAGGATTTGGAAAATGATTATCCAATTAGATATGAAACAGAATATTCGGTTTTTAGAAATTCTAAATATTTTAAAAAGAAAAGTATAAAAGACTGGCACGAAGAGAATTTTTTGGTGGAAATAGAATGGCTTGTGAAATGGCTGGAAGATAGTCCGTTGGTAATTTTAGGAAATGAAAATATATTTGTGCATGCAGGGCTTGATTTACAGACGGCTCTAGTGGAACAGGAAAGGGAAACTGTACTTTGGACTAGGGAAGAGTTTTGGCTTATGGAAAATGTGGAGCTTGAAGAATATAGGGGTAAAAACATATATTTTGGCCATACGCCTAATATAAATGGAAGGATTTCTCAAAAAACTGATAAAATAAGCGGAATAGATTGCGGGGCATTTTTTACACATTTTTTAGGCTGTGTGGAAGTGAAGAGTAAAGAGGAAATTTATGTTTATGAGGATGAGTGCATTCAGTTTTCAGAAGTTCTGGATAAAGTGTTTATGGAAGTTTGGAATGAGGAAGTGGCGGATTTTATAGATTCTGAAAAGTATAAAATTAAAAGTGGGAAAAGAGGAATTGAAAAAATTAAAATTTTAAAAAAGTTGGATAGAAAAGAAAAGGAAGCATTGAAAAAATTTGTTAAAAAATATGAAAGAATGTTTGGGAAAAATGTTGAAAATTAA
- a CDS encoding DUF2194 domain-containing protein — protein MKFRYFFIIILVIGLLLQFSRMVRKEDYFSIKQEITFEKAPAKNTTYTFTNPQKILVYYNKNSEQSKRILKNLYEIFKFAKIDYTLKDIGEITPTKEYSTFIFATDTYIGFTKEMFDSITKEVNEGKSLIFLNMTPYNPFNPMAGIKNFSDSTLDASSGIKFTEKLFPGIDSYEPSAIMVSHPAMNKLELENDVKIFAKSSENIPLLWERKIGQGRILYSNVSFFADKIMRGVLNQWIAYGNEWYISPFLDTKLMHIDDFPAPIPRGDNEIIQKEYKMSTRDFYRNVWWKDMVDISKKYNLVYSGFIIIDYNNIVEKEKMKRISDLNLKDLALEGRELFLHGGEMGIHGYNHDPIVFDDNKYVDFKKLGYIPWRSESDVAASTREVKSYVKELFGSKVKLYTYVAPSNIGTDRGMKILKKNYPDLKTISTVFYGYLEEGAYVQEVGANPEIPGVYNMPRFSSGFFYSTDEMWNLFNALAVYGYWTHFVHPDDVIAEDRGKDKTWKQLKAEFERTIGEVNKIFPYLKPMKASDLTKLYMNIEDLKIKSEKVNNEIRIGSINFRKPYEATIRIRNKKIKSMSSGTFKEIYTSGETKIYLINIDKENVTIFLGD, from the coding sequence ATGAAATTTAGATATTTTTTTATTATAATTTTAGTAATAGGATTGCTGCTGCAATTTAGCAGAATGGTAAGAAAAGAGGACTATTTTTCAATAAAGCAGGAAATCACCTTTGAAAAGGCACCAGCAAAAAATACGACTTATACATTTACAAATCCACAAAAAATACTTGTATATTATAATAAGAATTCAGAACAGTCAAAAAGAATTTTAAAAAATCTATATGAAATATTCAAATTTGCAAAAATAGACTACACTTTAAAAGATATTGGAGAAATAACGCCTACAAAGGAATACAGCACTTTTATATTCGCAACTGACACGTATATAGGATTTACAAAGGAAATGTTTGATTCTATTACAAAGGAAGTAAATGAAGGTAAAAGTCTTATATTTTTGAATATGACTCCTTATAACCCGTTTAATCCGATGGCTGGGATAAAAAATTTCAGTGATAGCACACTTGACGCTTCCAGCGGAATAAAATTTACTGAAAAGTTATTTCCAGGAATTGATTCGTATGAGCCAAGTGCCATTATGGTGTCACATCCTGCAATGAACAAGTTGGAACTTGAAAATGACGTAAAAATTTTTGCAAAAAGTAGTGAAAATATACCGCTTTTATGGGAAAGAAAAATAGGGCAAGGAAGGATTCTGTATTCAAATGTTTCGTTTTTTGCGGATAAAATTATGAGAGGTGTGCTGAATCAATGGATTGCATACGGGAATGAATGGTATATTTCTCCATTTTTAGATACAAAACTTATGCACATAGATGATTTTCCGGCACCAATTCCAAGAGGAGATAATGAAATTATCCAGAAGGAATACAAAATGAGTACAAGAGATTTTTACCGAAATGTCTGGTGGAAGGATATGGTTGATATTTCCAAGAAATATAATCTTGTATATTCTGGATTTATTATTATTGATTATAATAATATTGTAGAAAAGGAAAAGATGAAAAGGATTTCTGATTTGAATTTAAAGGATTTGGCTTTGGAAGGTAGGGAGTTATTTCTACATGGTGGAGAAATGGGAATCCATGGTTATAATCATGATCCGATAGTATTTGATGATAATAAGTACGTTGACTTTAAAAAGTTGGGATACATTCCATGGAGAAGTGAAAGTGATGTCGCAGCAAGTACAAGGGAAGTAAAAAGCTATGTAAAAGAACTGTTCGGTTCCAAAGTGAAATTATATACATATGTTGCTCCGAGCAATATAGGAACTGATAGAGGAATGAAAATACTTAAAAAAAATTATCCAGATCTAAAGACAATTTCTACTGTATTTTATGGATATTTGGAAGAAGGGGCCTATGTACAGGAGGTAGGAGCAAATCCTGAAATTCCTGGTGTGTATAATATGCCAAGATTTTCTTCTGGATTTTTCTATTCGACTGATGAAATGTGGAATTTATTCAATGCCTTGGCAGTGTATGGCTACTGGACACATTTTGTCCATCCAGACGATGTTATTGCTGAAGACAGGGGAAAAGACAAGACATGGAAACAGTTAAAAGCTGAGTTTGAACGTACAATAGGAGAAGTAAACAAAATTTTCCCATATTTGAAACCGATGAAGGCTTCAGATTTGACAAAATTGTATATGAATATCGAAGACTTGAAAATAAAATCAGAAAAAGTAAATAATGAAATACGTATCGGTTCAATTAATTTTAGAAAACCTTATGAAGCGACAATAAGAATACGAAATAAAAAAATAAAAAGTATGTCTTCCGGTACATTCAAGGAAATATACACTTCGGGAGAAACTAAAATTTATTTGATAAATATTGATAAGGAAAATGTAACAATATTTTTAGGAGATTAG
- the pelF gene encoding GT4 family glycosyltransferase PelF: MAVICFICEGAYPYIVGGVSSWVHELILSNPQHFFKVLCIIPSKEFAKLKYKLPKNVIEVKNICLDASPAFSLYNVMKSNQTFSKQKRKSIDKLLNFGSENIETKLSEVEDLFQKKFGKPLEVILSNEYWNTLLQFYNKNYSDGNFSTFYWTYRNIIFNLLNIAQGDIPKANIYHSVATGYSGFLGAVIAHQKKGKFVLTEHGIYPREREEEILGATWIDNDFKQIWIDYFYYLSKLAYQYSDKIISLFEYNRQIQIEYGAPAEKSIVIPNGVDEKKYGGIVREKKEGFNIGSILRIVPIKDVKMMIKGFKIASEKIPEAKLWLIGPTDEDEDYYDECIKLVDDLGLTEKVIFTGRANVMEYYSFLDLLLLTSISEGQPLSILEGLASGVPFISTDVGNCREILLEKTDIGEAGVIIPPTSYTDLALALVQLYHSPEKLEEFSKNGKKIVEKYYSKAAFIQQYREIYDEMERL; encoded by the coding sequence ATGGCTGTAATATGTTTTATTTGTGAGGGGGCATATCCATATATTGTTGGCGGAGTTTCATCGTGGGTGCACGAGCTGATTTTATCAAATCCTCAACATTTTTTTAAGGTGTTGTGTATAATTCCAAGCAAGGAGTTCGCAAAATTAAAGTATAAGTTGCCTAAAAATGTTATTGAAGTGAAAAATATATGTCTGGATGCATCTCCAGCATTTTCACTATATAATGTCATGAAGAGTAATCAGACTTTTAGTAAGCAAAAAAGAAAAAGTATAGATAAACTTTTGAATTTTGGTTCTGAAAATATTGAAACAAAACTATCGGAAGTAGAAGATTTGTTTCAAAAGAAATTTGGAAAACCACTGGAAGTGATTTTGAGTAATGAATACTGGAATACATTACTTCAATTTTACAATAAAAATTATTCAGATGGTAATTTTAGCACATTTTACTGGACTTATAGAAATATAATATTTAATTTGTTAAATATAGCTCAGGGGGATATTCCAAAGGCTAATATTTATCATAGTGTGGCGACAGGATATTCTGGATTTTTGGGAGCAGTTATCGCTCATCAAAAAAAAGGGAAATTTGTACTTACGGAACATGGAATTTATCCACGTGAAAGGGAAGAGGAGATATTGGGAGCAACTTGGATAGATAATGATTTTAAACAAATTTGGATAGATTATTTTTATTATTTATCAAAATTGGCTTATCAGTATAGTGATAAAATAATATCATTATTTGAATATAATAGACAAATTCAGATAGAATATGGAGCTCCTGCCGAAAAGTCAATTGTTATTCCAAACGGAGTGGATGAAAAAAAATATGGCGGGATAGTCAGGGAAAAAAAAGAAGGATTTAATATAGGCTCTATTTTAAGAATTGTGCCAATAAAAGATGTAAAAATGATGATAAAAGGCTTTAAAATTGCATCGGAAAAAATACCGGAAGCAAAACTTTGGCTAATAGGGCCTACGGATGAAGATGAAGATTATTATGATGAATGTATAAAATTGGTAGATGACTTGGGATTGACAGAAAAAGTGATATTTACAGGGCGTGCGAATGTTATGGAATATTATTCGTTTCTGGATTTATTGTTGCTTACTTCCATTTCTGAAGGACAGCCACTTAGTATATTGGAGGGGCTTGCTTCAGGAGTACCTTTTATTTCGACAGATGTTGGAAATTGTAGGGAAATATTACTGGAAAAGACGGATATAGGAGAAGCGGGGGTTATAATACCGCCTACATCTTACACAGATTTGGCATTGGCGTTGGTTCAGCTGTATCACAGTCCAGAAAAATTGGAAGAATTTTCTAAAAATGGGAAAAAAATTGTTGAGAAATATTATTCTAAAGCTGCATTTATTCAGCAATATAGAGAAATTTATGATGAAATGGAGAGGTTGTAA